Proteins found in one Lutimonas zeaxanthinifaciens genomic segment:
- a CDS encoding M23 family metallopeptidase: MAKVKYYYDADTLSYRKIELRKRDKFRRTMVFFTAAALMGGLMVFIMYQFVESPRQKVLKRELENMKLHYELLDKKMAQAEEVLDGIQKRDNNIYRTYFEANPIPEEQRKAGFGGVNRYKSMEGFDNSQMIIEASRNLDILSKQLYVQSKSLDEIINLAADKEELLASIPAIQPVSKADLTRMASGFGWRLDPFTKARKRHKGMDFTSPRGTPVYATGNGKVIRADAGSSGFGKHIRIDHGFGYVTLYAHLSKYNVKRGQKVKRGDLIGYVGSTGRSQAPHLHYEVRYNKNQVNPINFYYGDLSPEEFQEMLKMASQEGQSLD; this comes from the coding sequence ATGGCGAAGGTAAAATATTATTACGATGCAGACACCCTTTCCTACAGAAAAATAGAGCTGAGGAAGAGGGATAAATTCAGGCGTACGATGGTATTTTTTACCGCTGCAGCTCTTATGGGAGGGCTAATGGTATTTATCATGTACCAGTTTGTGGAATCCCCAAGACAGAAAGTACTGAAGCGTGAGCTGGAGAACATGAAGCTGCATTATGAATTACTCGATAAGAAAATGGCTCAGGCGGAGGAGGTTCTTGATGGAATTCAAAAGAGGGACAACAATATTTACCGCACTTATTTTGAGGCAAATCCTATTCCTGAAGAACAGAGAAAAGCAGGTTTTGGTGGTGTTAACCGTTATAAATCCATGGAAGGATTTGATAACTCCCAAATGATTATCGAAGCATCGAGAAATCTGGATATCTTATCCAAACAATTATATGTGCAGTCAAAATCGCTTGATGAGATCATCAATCTTGCCGCAGACAAGGAAGAGTTGCTGGCCTCCATTCCGGCGATTCAGCCTGTAAGCAAGGCCGATCTGACAAGAATGGCCTCGGGTTTTGGCTGGAGGCTTGATCCTTTTACAAAGGCACGTAAAAGGCATAAAGGAATGGACTTTACCTCCCCAAGAGGCACACCTGTCTATGCTACCGGAAACGGAAAAGTGATCAGGGCAGATGCAGGATCATCAGGTTTTGGAAAGCATATCAGAATCGATCATGGCTTTGGTTATGTTACACTTTACGCTCACCTGTCAAAATACAATGTTAAAAGAGGGCAGAAGGTAAAAAGAGGTGATCTGATTGGTTATGTAGGAAGTACGGGCCGGTCACAGGCTCCTCATTTACATTATGAAGTGAGGTACAACAAGAATCAGGTAAATCCAATTAATTTTTATTACGGAGATCTTTCTCCGGAGGAATTTCAGGAAATGTTAAAAATGGCTTCACAAGAAGGACAATCATTAGACTAA
- a CDS encoding lipopolysaccharide biosynthesis protein: MSTLKRFFRDTIIYGIAAVLPRAINIVLVKLHTNTLVSASYADSTIYFVYAAYLNALLTYGMETAFFRFFTGEKEKGKVISTAFLTLLGTTLAFMFLALFYSDELSVHMGFTSPLALKILILVTTFDTLLVIPFAYLRVTNRPIKFTFYKVLNVVIFAIFNLYFLLYVPNALEYGNYVPGFLAEHFYDQPLVLYIFVANLMGSAITFLLLFPLVFKFKLNYDRALLYKMLGYGLPIMISGLAYVTNENLDKLLLTRYLGKEQMGIYAACYKLGVFMSLYIMAFKMGAEPFFFNQAEKSDAKITYSRVMNWFIVFGALFMVIIVCFIDLFANLLLGQSVYFSALEIVPVILLANLFLGIYYNLSVWFKLTDKTRYGMYFSVLGAALTVGLNIIFIPKYGYMASAWATLATYILVALLSYLYGRKYYRIPYNLSVNFFALITAAVGSFISFYYFRANYLASIAIVLIFLAGIILTQKTEIKKIWKT, translated from the coding sequence TTGAGCACATTAAAAAGGTTTTTCAGGGATACCATAATTTACGGAATTGCTGCCGTTTTGCCCAGAGCCATCAATATTGTACTTGTAAAACTCCATACCAATACATTAGTTTCTGCCAGTTACGCAGACAGTACAATCTATTTTGTTTATGCTGCCTATTTAAATGCTTTGCTAACCTATGGCATGGAAACAGCATTTTTCAGGTTTTTCACAGGCGAAAAAGAAAAAGGCAAAGTCATCTCAACGGCTTTTCTGACCTTGCTCGGAACTACCCTGGCCTTTATGTTTCTTGCCTTATTTTACAGTGATGAGCTTTCGGTTCATATGGGATTCACGAGTCCGCTGGCACTTAAGATCCTTATTCTTGTAACCACATTTGATACACTGCTGGTGATTCCATTTGCCTATTTAAGAGTGACAAACCGGCCCATAAAATTCACCTTTTATAAGGTTCTAAACGTTGTCATTTTTGCCATATTCAACCTGTACTTCCTGCTGTATGTTCCCAACGCGCTGGAATATGGCAATTATGTTCCCGGATTTTTGGCGGAACACTTTTATGATCAGCCCCTTGTTCTCTATATTTTTGTCGCAAATTTAATGGGAAGTGCTATTACATTCCTATTGCTTTTCCCACTCGTTTTTAAGTTTAAATTGAATTATGACAGAGCTTTATTGTACAAAATGCTGGGCTACGGACTACCTATCATGATCAGTGGCCTTGCTTATGTTACCAATGAAAATCTTGATAAATTACTCCTTACACGTTATCTGGGGAAGGAACAAATGGGTATCTATGCCGCCTGTTATAAACTTGGTGTTTTTATGTCCCTCTACATCATGGCCTTTAAGATGGGGGCCGAACCTTTCTTTTTTAATCAGGCCGAAAAATCAGATGCAAAAATCACCTATTCAAGAGTCATGAACTGGTTCATTGTATTCGGAGCGTTGTTTATGGTGATAATCGTTTGTTTTATTGACCTTTTTGCCAATTTACTGTTAGGACAATCCGTATATTTCTCGGCCCTTGAAATCGTTCCTGTCATTCTTCTGGCCAACCTGTTTCTGGGAATCTATTACAACCTGTCTGTATGGTTTAAGCTCACGGATAAAACAAGATACGGCATGTATTTTTCCGTTTTGGGGGCAGCACTTACCGTTGGATTAAATATCATTTTTATACCTAAATACGGGTATATGGCCTCGGCCTGGGCAACGCTGGCAACCTATATTCTCGTGGCCTTATTAAGCTATCTGTACGGAAGAAAATACTATCGCATCCCTTACAATCTATCTGTAAATTTTTTCGCGTTGATCACGGCAGCTGTAGGAAGTTTTATTTCCTTTTACTATTTTCGGGCCAACTATCTGGCATCTATAGCCATTGTGCTGATCTTCCTGGCCGGAATCATCCTGACTCAAAAAACTGAAATTAAAAAAATATGGAAAACGTAA
- the alaS gene encoding alanine--tRNA ligase encodes MTSQEIRKQFLDFFASKQHKIVPSAPLVNKNDPSLMFVNAGMNPFKEYFLGQKEPDSPRIADSQKCLRVSGKHNDLEEVGMDTYHHTMFEMLGNWSFGDYFKEDAISWAWELLTEVFKIDKDSLYVTVFEGDKADQLDFDEEAKNYWLKHIPAERILRGNKKDNFWEMGAQGPCGPCSEIHVDIRSEEEKKKVPGKDLVNKDHPLVIEIWNLVFMEFNRRANGSLEKLPEKHVDTGMGFERLCMVIQKQQSNYDTDVFMPIIREIETITDNAYGKDEKTDIAIRVIADHVRAVAFAIADGQLPSNNGAGYVIRRILRRAIRYGFTFLNKKEPFIFQLADILEKQMGDNFPEIVAQKHLIHNVIKEEEQSFLRTLDQGLVMLDTIISNSNKKKISGKKAFELYDTYGFPKDLTSLILREKGMEFDESEFDQEMAKQKSRSRAAAAVDTDDWQILIDDKEQEFIGYDYLEAEVKITRYRKVTSKKDGEMYQLAFNMTPFYPEGGGQVGDKGYIESRNGDVIYILDTKKENNLILHYAKNLPEDPSEIIKVVVDEDQRFRTMCNHTATHLLHQALRTVLGTHVEQKGSAVHARNLRFDFSHFSKVSQEELKEIEQFVNSRIQENISLEENRNVPMAEAQKSGAIMLFGEKYGDTVRTIKFGQSTELCGGTHVSQTSDLWHFKIMSESAIASGIRRIEAITNDAVRDYYFEQEETYGKIRSALKNPSDPVKSIQSLQEENAQLKKEIEQLNKLKAASFKDDLIKNKKVINGVNFIGSLLDSDAASMKNIAFEIAGEVDDLFFIGGSDMNGKALLTVYISKNLVESKNLNAGNIVRELGRFIQGGGGGQPFFATAGGKNPSGLKDAIEAAEKLLA; translated from the coding sequence ATGACTTCACAGGAAATCAGAAAACAATTTTTGGACTTCTTTGCTTCAAAACAGCATAAAATAGTTCCTTCGGCACCTCTTGTCAATAAAAACGATCCCAGCCTTATGTTCGTAAACGCCGGGATGAATCCTTTTAAAGAATATTTTTTAGGGCAAAAGGAACCTGACAGCCCAAGAATAGCTGATTCACAGAAATGTTTGCGCGTTTCAGGAAAACACAATGATCTGGAAGAAGTTGGAATGGACACCTACCACCATACCATGTTTGAGATGCTGGGAAACTGGAGTTTTGGTGACTATTTTAAAGAAGATGCCATCTCCTGGGCCTGGGAATTGTTAACAGAAGTATTCAAAATAGATAAAGACAGTTTATACGTAACTGTATTCGAGGGGGATAAAGCAGATCAACTTGATTTTGATGAAGAAGCTAAGAATTACTGGCTGAAACATATTCCTGCTGAGAGAATTCTTAGAGGGAACAAAAAGGATAATTTTTGGGAAATGGGTGCACAGGGACCCTGTGGCCCATGCAGCGAGATCCATGTTGATATCAGATCTGAAGAAGAAAAGAAAAAGGTCCCGGGAAAGGACCTTGTCAATAAGGACCATCCGCTGGTAATAGAAATCTGGAACCTCGTTTTTATGGAATTCAACAGACGAGCCAACGGATCACTGGAAAAACTTCCTGAAAAACACGTCGATACCGGTATGGGATTTGAAAGACTCTGTATGGTTATTCAAAAACAGCAGTCAAATTATGATACGGATGTTTTTATGCCTATCATCAGAGAAATCGAAACCATTACGGATAATGCATATGGTAAAGATGAAAAAACAGATATTGCGATCCGGGTAATTGCCGACCATGTAAGAGCCGTTGCTTTTGCCATTGCAGACGGACAATTACCGTCAAATAATGGGGCCGGCTACGTCATTCGAAGGATTCTGAGAAGAGCCATCCGTTATGGATTTACTTTTTTAAACAAAAAAGAACCCTTTATTTTCCAGTTGGCAGACATTCTTGAAAAGCAGATGGGAGATAATTTTCCTGAAATTGTTGCCCAGAAACACTTAATACATAATGTGATCAAAGAAGAAGAACAATCTTTTCTCAGAACGCTGGATCAGGGCCTGGTCATGCTGGATACGATCATCTCAAATTCCAACAAGAAAAAGATCTCAGGGAAAAAAGCTTTCGAGCTTTATGACACTTACGGTTTTCCTAAAGATTTGACCTCTTTAATATTAAGAGAGAAAGGTATGGAATTTGACGAGTCTGAATTTGATCAGGAAATGGCCAAACAGAAGTCCCGTTCAAGAGCCGCAGCTGCTGTGGATACAGATGACTGGCAAATTCTGATCGATGATAAAGAACAGGAATTCATAGGGTATGACTACCTGGAGGCTGAAGTTAAAATTACAAGATATCGCAAGGTGACATCGAAAAAAGATGGTGAAATGTATCAACTTGCCTTCAACATGACCCCTTTTTATCCAGAAGGTGGCGGACAGGTTGGAGATAAAGGATATATTGAAAGCAGAAATGGTGATGTGATCTATATCCTTGACACAAAAAAGGAAAACAACCTCATTCTTCACTACGCAAAAAACCTGCCGGAAGACCCCTCAGAGATCATTAAAGTAGTTGTGGATGAAGATCAACGCTTCAGGACGATGTGCAACCATACGGCAACACATCTGCTTCATCAGGCACTAAGGACAGTTCTGGGAACCCATGTGGAACAAAAAGGATCGGCAGTTCATGCCCGGAATCTAAGGTTCGACTTTTCCCATTTCTCAAAGGTGAGTCAGGAAGAATTAAAGGAGATAGAACAATTTGTGAATTCCAGAATACAAGAAAACATTTCACTTGAAGAAAATCGAAATGTACCCATGGCCGAAGCTCAAAAATCGGGTGCCATCATGCTATTTGGAGAAAAATACGGAGACACGGTAAGAACCATAAAATTTGGTCAGTCAACAGAACTATGTGGCGGAACGCACGTAAGCCAAACCAGTGATCTCTGGCATTTTAAGATCATGAGTGAAAGTGCAATTGCTTCCGGAATCAGAAGAATTGAAGCGATCACTAACGATGCCGTACGCGACTACTATTTTGAACAGGAAGAAACTTATGGAAAGATCAGGTCTGCGCTGAAAAACCCTTCAGACCCTGTAAAATCAATTCAGAGCCTTCAGGAAGAAAATGCACAGCTTAAAAAAGAAATAGAACAGCTCAATAAGTTAAAAGCCGCTTCATTTAAGGATGACCTCATCAAAAATAAAAAGGTGATCAATGGGGTGAATTTTATAGGAAGCCTGCTGGATAGTGATGCTGCCTCTATGAAGAATATCGCCTTTGAAATAGCCGGGGAAGTAGATGATTTATTTTTTATTGGTGGATCTGACATGAATGGAAAAGCCTTGCTCACGGTTTATATCTCAAAAAATCTGGTAGAATCAAAGAATTTGAACGCAGGAAATATCGTACGCGAATTAGGACGTTTTATCCAGGGCGGGGGCGGTGGCCAGCCATTCTTTGCCACGGCCGGTGGGAAAAACCCTTCAGGATTGAAAGATGCCATTGAGGCAGCCGAAAAACTATTAGCTTAA
- a CDS encoding LysE family translocator: MFNEYVNAVLLGFGLAFMVGPVFFTLIETSITKGMRAAITFDAGVILADIMFIVVSYYGSITILERIQDDPRIFMVGGLALVSYGLYTIFYRKTKKIVTDEELVVVESNNYLTLFLKGFFLNTINFGVLAFWLAIVIAVSSNFQTESGRVFKYFSLVIVTFLITDFFKILAAKQLKAKLTPVVLRKIRHALGVFFIVFGIILAAKRYIPEKTMDKIDDVIEKVRS; encoded by the coding sequence ATGTTCAATGAATATGTCAATGCGGTATTATTGGGATTCGGACTTGCTTTTATGGTGGGCCCGGTGTTTTTTACATTGATCGAAACGAGCATTACAAAAGGTATGAGAGCGGCGATAACCTTTGATGCCGGAGTAATTCTCGCCGATATTATGTTCATTGTCGTCTCCTATTATGGAAGTATAACTATTTTAGAACGTATCCAGGATGATCCAAGAATATTTATGGTCGGAGGATTGGCCCTGGTGAGTTATGGGCTCTATACCATTTTTTACAGAAAAACAAAGAAAATAGTAACTGATGAAGAACTTGTTGTTGTTGAATCAAATAATTACCTGACACTGTTTCTTAAGGGCTTTTTTTTAAATACCATTAATTTTGGGGTACTCGCTTTCTGGCTCGCCATTGTCATTGCGGTTAGTTCTAATTTTCAAACGGAATCAGGAAGAGTATTTAAATATTTTAGCCTTGTTATTGTGACCTTTTTAATTACGGATTTTTTCAAGATCCTTGCTGCAAAACAATTAAAGGCAAAACTTACTCCTGTAGTTTTGAGAAAAATACGTCATGCCCTCGGTGTATTTTTTATCGTCTTTGGAATTATTCTGGCTGCAAAAAGATACATCCCGGAAAAAACCATGGACAAAATAGATGATGTGATCGAAAAAGTAAGGTCCTAA
- a CDS encoding TPM domain-containing protein, producing the protein MEVEEFLTAEQENEVIKAIREAEKNTSGEIRVHFENGPDHDALKRAQVIFHELGMDQTRFKNGILFYVAVDDHKFAVIGDQGIDEVVPDDFWESIKDEVISEFVKGDFTKGLVMGILHTGEKLKEFFPATDEDENELSDDISKNH; encoded by the coding sequence ATGGAAGTAGAAGAATTTTTAACGGCAGAACAGGAAAATGAAGTGATCAAGGCGATTCGTGAAGCTGAAAAAAATACATCTGGAGAAATACGTGTACATTTTGAGAACGGCCCCGATCATGATGCCCTGAAAAGAGCTCAAGTCATTTTTCATGAACTGGGAATGGATCAAACCAGATTTAAAAACGGAATATTGTTCTACGTTGCTGTAGACGACCATAAATTTGCCGTTATTGGAGATCAAGGGATTGACGAGGTTGTTCCGGATGATTTTTGGGAGAGCATCAAAGATGAGGTGATCTCAGAGTTTGTCAAGGGAGATTTTACCAAGGGCCTGGTCATGGGTATTCTACATACGGGTGAAAAGTTAAAAGAATTCTTTCCGGCAACAGATGAAGATGAAAACGAATTATCCGACGATATTTCAAAAAATCATTAG
- a CDS encoding 2Fe-2S iron-sulfur cluster-binding protein — protein MSIFHKLRVKEVRRETSDSVSVAFEVPNELEKEFKFIPGQYITIQKDLQGNLLRRAYSICSSPNSSELRVAVKEVEKGRFSQFANKKLKEGDTLDVAGPEGRFVLEAKAENKKDYLAIAAGSGITPVISMIKSVLEDEKDSRFVLLYGSKSSEKTIFKKELDELVSLYENRLKIQYVYSQIISDKALFGRIEGNMIKELLKGELSGYKFDNYFICGPEEMIDSAKLALINQGVQEDDINFELFTSTSHKKEINKSLDGNAEITVILDDEETTFQMRMDELILDAALVKGLDAPYSCQGGVCSSCLAKVIEGSAVMERNTILDQDEINEGLILTCQAHPTSSQIKIDYDDV, from the coding sequence ATGTCAATATTTCATAAACTCCGTGTAAAGGAGGTAAGAAGGGAAACTTCAGATTCGGTTTCTGTAGCTTTTGAAGTCCCGAATGAGTTAGAAAAAGAATTCAAGTTTATTCCAGGTCAATACATTACAATTCAAAAGGACCTTCAAGGTAATCTTCTCAGGAGGGCCTATTCAATTTGTTCCTCTCCGAACAGTTCCGAGTTGAGAGTCGCGGTTAAGGAGGTTGAAAAAGGAAGGTTTTCTCAATTTGCGAATAAAAAACTAAAGGAAGGTGATACCCTTGATGTTGCGGGTCCTGAAGGGCGTTTTGTTTTAGAAGCGAAAGCGGAGAATAAAAAAGATTATCTGGCCATTGCGGCAGGTAGCGGTATTACACCTGTTATTTCCATGATAAAATCGGTGCTGGAAGATGAGAAAGACAGTCGGTTCGTATTACTTTATGGTAGTAAATCGAGTGAAAAGACCATTTTTAAGAAAGAGCTCGATGAACTCGTTTCCCTGTACGAAAACCGTCTTAAAATTCAGTATGTCTACAGCCAGATCATAAGCGACAAGGCGCTGTTTGGAAGAATTGAGGGTAATATGATCAAGGAATTGCTCAAGGGGGAACTTTCAGGCTATAAATTTGATAATTATTTTATTTGCGGACCTGAAGAGATGATAGATTCGGCAAAACTGGCCTTAATCAATCAGGGTGTTCAGGAAGACGACATTAATTTCGAATTATTTACAAGTACGTCGCACAAAAAGGAAATTAATAAATCCCTTGATGGAAATGCTGAAATCACAGTAATTCTGGATGATGAGGAAACGACATTTCAAATGAGAATGGATGAATTGATTCTTGACGCTGCTTTGGTGAAAGGCCTTGATGCACCTTATTCATGTCAGGGAGGGGTTTGCAGCAGTTGCCTTGCCAAGGTCATTGAAGGTTCGGCGGTTATGGAACGAAATACCATCCTTGATCAGGATGAAATAAATGAAGGGTTGATTCTAACGTGTCAGGCTCATCCAACTTCATCCCAGATAAAAATTGATTACGACGACGTTTAG
- the dut gene encoding dUTP diphosphatase, which translates to MENVSIKIINKSKHPTPAYETNASAGMDLRAELKEAVVLKPLDRHIVKTGLYIALPPGFEAQIRPRSGLAAKFGISVLNAPGTIDADYRGEIGVILVNLSNENFTINDGDRIAQMIIARYAHTKWEEVNVLDETERGSGGFGSTGI; encoded by the coding sequence ATGGAAAACGTAAGCATTAAAATAATAAATAAATCAAAACATCCTACGCCTGCATATGAAACCAATGCTTCAGCAGGAATGGACCTGAGAGCCGAATTAAAAGAAGCTGTAGTGTTAAAACCTTTGGACAGACACATCGTCAAAACAGGACTATACATTGCCTTGCCTCCGGGTTTTGAGGCACAGATCAGGCCACGAAGCGGACTGGCAGCAAAATTTGGCATTAGCGTACTGAACGCACCAGGAACAATTGATGCGGATTACAGAGGTGAAATAGGCGTGATTTTAGTCAATTTATCCAATGAAAACTTCACAATAAATGATGGCGACAGAATTGCTCAAATGATAATTGCGAGGTACGCACATACTAAATGGGAGGAAGTAAACGTTTTAGATGAGACCGAACGTGGATCCGGGGGCTTCGGAAGTACCGGAATTTAA
- the rpmA gene encoding 50S ribosomal protein L27 → MAHKKGVGSSKNGRESESKRLGVKIFGGQGALAGNILVRQRGTTHHPGENVYMGKDHTLHAQVDGIVKFTKKKDNRSYVSIEPIEA, encoded by the coding sequence ATGGCTCATAAAAAAGGTGTAGGTAGTTCTAAGAACGGTAGAGAATCAGAATCGAAACGATTAGGAGTAAAAATCTTTGGTGGTCAAGGCGCATTAGCTGGTAACATTCTAGTACGTCAAAGAGGCACAACACATCATCCGGGTGAAAATGTATATATGGGTAAAGACCATACACTTCATGCTCAGGTAGATGGAATCGTTAAGTTTACGAAGAAGAAAGACAACAGGTCTTACGTATCGATTGAACCAATCGAAGCTTAG
- a CDS encoding LemA family protein: MKKWLPLIVIAVIVIGIIRWGVGLNNTMVEKQETAKTQWANVESAYQRRSDLIPNLVNTVKGYADFEKETLESVIQARANATKTTIDPTNITPEQMAAFQESQSNLSGALSRLMVVVERYPDLKANQNFLELQSQLEGTENRINVERNRFNQVAKDYNVYIRKVPANFVAGFLNFDPMALFQAAPGSEQAPTVDFN, from the coding sequence ATGAAAAAATGGCTCCCCTTAATTGTCATAGCAGTAATCGTTATCGGTATAATCCGATGGGGTGTGGGTTTGAACAATACTATGGTTGAAAAACAGGAAACTGCCAAGACCCAATGGGCAAATGTTGAGAGTGCCTATCAAAGAAGATCCGATCTGATTCCGAATCTGGTGAACACCGTTAAGGGATATGCGGATTTTGAAAAAGAAACCCTTGAAAGTGTTATTCAGGCAAGAGCAAATGCCACTAAAACAACAATTGACCCAACAAATATAACTCCCGAACAAATGGCAGCTTTCCAGGAATCTCAAAGTAACCTGTCAGGTGCATTGAGCCGATTGATGGTGGTCGTTGAAAGATACCCTGACCTTAAGGCAAATCAGAATTTTCTTGAACTTCAGAGCCAGCTTGAAGGAACCGAAAACAGAATTAATGTCGAACGAAACAGATTTAATCAGGTTGCGAAAGATTATAATGTCTACATCAGAAAAGTACCGGCAAATTTCGTAGCCGGTTTCTTGAATTTTGATCCCATGGCATTATTTCAGGCAGCTCCCGGAAGTGAGCAGGCACCTACGGTTGATTTTAATTAA
- a CDS encoding tetratricopeptide repeat protein, translated as MKIIKYIFLLFVGLGYAQEHDNEELLASVNGACDCIAKIELSSEDKNSMIKDCITRSLELASDTSMEETKDNSTTSKVVNYKMVENYLVQHCKPLKELAFTENKKFKYASSNNVLAQLAYDDGMEYINQGDTENAILKFSKAVDIDPMFAFAWDNLGISYRKNKQYEQAINAYLKSLEIYPEGRLPLLNIAITYNLNQQYDKAVVYYEKFIEIYADDPEGYYGLGLILYTQDQEEAGLDNLIRAYTIYTNQNSPYRADAAKKIGYMYKDLKNQNKLDIFHKVADKYNLKVQSN; from the coding sequence TTGAAAATTATTAAATATATATTTCTCTTATTTGTCGGGCTTGGATATGCTCAGGAACATGATAATGAAGAACTTTTAGCTTCAGTTAACGGAGCTTGCGACTGTATAGCAAAAATTGAGCTGTCTTCTGAGGATAAAAATAGCATGATCAAAGACTGTATTACAAGATCTTTAGAACTTGCATCTGACACTTCAATGGAAGAAACAAAGGATAATTCCACCACATCAAAAGTTGTAAACTACAAAATGGTGGAGAATTATCTGGTTCAACACTGCAAACCGTTAAAAGAACTGGCTTTTACTGAAAATAAGAAGTTTAAATATGCTTCTTCAAACAATGTTCTGGCTCAACTTGCTTATGATGACGGAATGGAATACATCAATCAGGGAGACACAGAGAATGCTATTTTGAAATTTTCCAAAGCGGTAGACATAGACCCCATGTTCGCATTTGCCTGGGATAATCTCGGAATCAGCTACAGAAAAAACAAACAATATGAACAGGCGATCAACGCTTACTTAAAATCTCTTGAAATCTATCCGGAAGGAAGACTTCCTTTACTGAATATTGCAATAACCTATAACCTGAATCAGCAATATGATAAGGCTGTGGTGTATTATGAAAAGTTTATCGAGATCTATGCGGACGATCCCGAAGGTTATTATGGTTTGGGATTGATCCTTTACACACAGGATCAGGAAGAGGCAGGGCTTGACAACCTGATCAGAGCCTATACCATATATACGAACCAGAATTCACCCTATCGCGCCGATGCTGCAAAGAAAATAGGTTATATGTACAAGGATCTGAAAAATCAGAACAAACTTGATATTTTCCACAAAGTTGCCGATAAATACAACCTGAAGGTACAGAGTAATTAG
- a CDS encoding GSCFA domain-containing protein: protein MKFRTEIDIPKGLVQIDHQSEIVLIGSCFSEEISAKFDYFKFKTFANPFGMLFNPVSIKNAVKHCVRGRTFERTDLHFHQDKWMSLFHHGSFDHADPDQVLAQINQKIVTGQKALQKASHVIITLGTSWVYRLRKSQKIVGNCHKIPQKEFTKELLSSEDILNSLKTIISLIREANSGCTIIFTVSPVRHKKDGFIENTLSKALLHKAIHELKESKINYFPSYEIMMDDLRDYRFYKQDLVHPNEMAVDYIWELFKKSWINASALKDMIEIERIQKSLAHKPFEPDSDAHQKFLKNLQKKIQDIKKRIPDLEFD from the coding sequence ATGAAATTCAGAACTGAGATAGACATTCCAAAAGGATTGGTTCAGATCGATCATCAGTCTGAGATAGTGTTGATAGGCTCCTGTTTTTCTGAGGAAATCTCGGCTAAATTTGACTACTTTAAATTTAAAACCTTTGCAAATCCTTTCGGTATGCTCTTTAATCCGGTATCCATAAAGAATGCGGTAAAGCATTGTGTTCGCGGAAGGACCTTTGAACGTACAGACCTGCATTTTCACCAGGACAAATGGATGAGCCTTTTTCATCACGGGAGTTTTGACCACGCCGATCCTGACCAGGTACTCGCTCAGATCAACCAAAAAATTGTGACTGGTCAAAAAGCCCTTCAAAAAGCTTCTCATGTAATCATTACCTTGGGTACCTCATGGGTTTACCGATTACGTAAAAGTCAAAAAATAGTAGGAAACTGCCATAAAATACCTCAAAAGGAATTTACCAAGGAGTTGTTGAGTTCAGAGGATATTCTTAATAGTTTAAAAACAATCATCTCTCTGATCAGAGAAGCAAATTCTGGCTGTACGATCATCTTTACAGTGAGTCCTGTACGTCATAAAAAAGACGGTTTTATTGAAAATACCTTAAGCAAAGCCTTGCTTCATAAGGCAATACATGAGCTTAAAGAATCAAAAATAAATTATTTCCCGTCTTATGAAATCATGATGGATGATCTGCGGGATTACCGATTTTATAAACAGGACCTGGTTCATCCCAATGAAATGGCTGTGGACTATATCTGGGAATTATTTAAAAAGTCCTGGATCAATGCATCAGCCCTTAAAGACATGATCGAAATCGAAAGGATTCAAAAATCGCTGGCGCACAAACCTTTTGAACCGGATTCAGACGCCCATCAAAAGTTTCTGAAAAATCTGCAGAAAAAGATTCAGGATATTAAAAAGAGGATTCCGGATTTAGAATTTGATTGA
- a CDS encoding MerR family transcriptional regulator: MHIDLPDKRYYKIGEVAKAFNVNTSLIRFWENEFDVLKPKKNKKGNRLFTPEDLQNLKLIYFLVKEKGFTLEGAKNKLKENPDEVFSKHKIIQRLEEVKNELIAIKNQL; the protein is encoded by the coding sequence ATGCATATAGACCTACCAGACAAACGATATTATAAAATTGGAGAAGTGGCAAAAGCCTTCAATGTAAATACTTCTTTGATTCGATTTTGGGAAAATGAATTTGATGTTCTGAAGCCCAAAAAGAACAAAAAAGGAAATCGGTTGTTTACACCTGAGGACCTTCAGAATCTGAAATTGATTTATTTTTTAGTAAAAGAGAAGGGTTTTACCCTGGAAGGTGCAAAGAATAAATTAAAGGAAAATCCTGATGAGGTATTTTCAAAACACAAGATCATTCAGAGACTTGAAGAGGTCAAGAATGAACTAATAGCTATTAAAAACCAACTTTAA